The nucleotide sequence GTCCCGACGACGACGTACCAGCGTCAAACGCAAACCCGCATGAAGACGGTTACGAAGAAGGTCGCTCGAGTGGAAACCCGCTCGCAAGACTACACCGTCAACGTGCCGCAAACTCAAACCCGTACCGAAACTTACGACGTTCAGGTTGCTGTTCCTTACACCGAGGAACAGGAATACACGGTTCAAGTTCCGGTCACCACGGAAGTGGAACAATCCTACGAAGTCACCGTGCCCTACACGGAAATGACCACGCAGGAATACACGGTTCAGGTGCCGAAGACCGAAGAGGTCGAGCAAACCTACACCGTTCAAGTTCCCTACCAAGAAACCAAGACTCGTACGTACACCGTGAACGTGCCGTACACCGAGCAAGTCGAACAGACTTACACGGTCCAAGTCCCGGTTCAAAAGACCCGTGAAGAAACCTACACGGTTCAGGTCCCTTACACCGAGCAAGTGGAACAGACCTACACGGTCAACGTTCCGGTGACCAAGACGCGTACCCAGACGTACCAAGTTTGCGTCCCGTACACCGAAACCGTCACCCAGTCTTACACGGTTCAGGTCCCTTACCAGCAAGTTCGCCAACAGACCTACATGGTCAACGTGCCTTACACCGAGTCGGTTGAACAAACCTATTCGGTTTCGGTTCCCTACACCGAGCAAGTCGAACAAAGCTACACCGTTCAGGTTCCTTACACTGAACAAGTGGAACAAACCTACACCGTCCAAGTCCCGGTTCAAGAAACCAAGACGGGCGTTCGCACCGAAACCAAGTGTGTTCCGGTTCAAACGACCAAGACCGTCACCAAGGACATGGGCAGCTACCAGTGCCAAGCCGTCGTCTCTGACGCCGGTGCCGGTTACGCTGGTGGTGTTGCAGCCGGCAGCGGCTGTGGCGGCGGATGCGGCGAAGCTGCAAGCAGCTGCGGCGGCGGATGTGGCGCAGCGGTCAGCAGCTGTGGCGGATGCGGCACTGCAGCCAGCAGCTGTGGTGGCGGATGCGGTGGAGTCGTCGGTGGCGGTGTCGCCGCTGGTGCTTCCTGCGGCCCGACGGTCACCTACCGTCAGGTCTACGTCCCGAACTTGGTCACCGAAGAAGTTCCGGTCACCACGTACCAACAACAAACCGTCGAAGTTCCTTACAGCTACACGGTCACCAACTACGTCACCGAAACCAAGAGCCGTATGGTTCCGGTTCAAAAGTGCCGTACCGAAACCCGTAGCCGCACGGTCAACGTGACCAAGTACCGCACCGAGCAAAAGACTCGTACGGTCCAAGTCCAAAAGACCCGTCAAGAAACTCGTACGCGTGACTACACCGTCACCCTGTGCAAGACCGAAACCCGCACCCGCGAAGTTCCGGTTCAACGCACTCGTATGGAAACTCGCACCCGCGAAGTTCCTTACACCGTGATGGAATCGCAACAACGCTCGCGTACGGTCAACGTGACCAAGTACCGTACCGAAACCCGCACTCGCAGCGTGCCTTACACCGAAATGACCACCGAGCAACGCTCGCGTACGGTTTCGGTGCAAAAGTGCCGTCAAGAAGAGCGGACTCAAGATTACACCGTCACCAACTATCGCACCGAAACCCGCACCAAGATGGTTCCGGTCACCAAGATGGTCACGGAAACTCGTACGCGTGAAGTTCCGGTCACCAAGACCCGTACCGAAACCCGTACTCGTATGGTTCCCCAAACGACGATGACGACCGAAACCCGCACGCGGACGGTTAACCTGACTCGGATGGAAACCCAACAGAAGACCCGCGAAGTTTCCTACACCGTCATGGTTCCGGAAACCCGCACCCGCACCTACAACGTCACCGTCTATGACGATGTGACCGAAGAAGTGCCGGAAACCTACAGCGTGTGTGTCCCCGTCACCACGATGAAGGAAGTCCAAGTTTCGGTCTGCAAGCAAGTTCCGACCACGGTTCAAGTCCCGGTCTACAGCAGCGGTGCCAGCTATGGCAGCAGCTACGACGCCGGTGCCGCCGCGGGTGGATGCAGCAGCTGCGGTTCGGCCGCTCCGGTTGTTGAAAGTGCCCCGGTCATGACCGAAGGTGCTGTCATCCAAGCCGCTCCGATGGCGACCGGTGCCGGTTGCACCAACTGCAACTGATCGCAGATGAAGATCATCAACGCCGACCCGCATCGGCGTTGATCAAAACCACGAACCCCGCATCAAAGATTCCCTTTGGTGCGGGGTTTCTCATTGCGCCGACGGCGAACCCTGACCACAACCTGCAAACGGCAATCGGCGGCGATCGATTCCGGGCCGAACCCGGTGGGGGGCCAGCTAAGGCTTCACCGCAACGGTTTTGACCACCGGACGACGCCGATCCGCCATCAAACGTCGACAGCCCATCGCACCCACCTCGCCGACAGCCCACATCCCACCGGCAGCCAACGCCGCCGCCGGGCCCGCCGCCACGCTGACCCCGACCGTGGTCGCCAAGTTCAATCCACGGCCGACACCACGCCGCAGACGTTGGTCACGCAAGCCCAGATGGCCGCCCACCGCTTCGGTTGCCCACTGTGCCGCATCCCCCAGCAACGTCGCCGGATGCAGCCGTCCGGTCAGACGCCCACGCACCAGATGCTTCGCCATCGACACCGCTGTCTTCGCGGCAACCGAACCGCCGCGTTCGACGATCGCATCGACCTGCCGACTTTCCCACCGCCCGGTCGATGCCCAACGGGCAAAGTGTTCGCAATTGCGGAACACCAAACAGTATTCGGCTTCACCCAAATGCTGCATCGCTCGGCCGACGATTAGATCACGCTGGGAATCCGATGCCGATTCGACGATGTGAATCTTGCTCTTGCCGCCGACGGTCAATCGATCCATCGGGGTGCGTCGGATGCGATGGTCCAGCCGACCGCCCCAGGGCCGAGCCGTGCTGTGGTCATCACCGCAGTAGTGCACCACCGTGCCGTCACCCATGTCGATCGCATGATGCTGGTACGGCACCACGCAATCGAACCGCCAAACAAAAAGATGGTCACCCTTGCTCATCGGCATCGTTTTCCTGTTCCGTTTGTTTCATCCGCCGATGATTCGGCGCCGCACCCATCATTCCACCCGCGACTTCGTTGTCCAGTCGCCCGGACAACGCGATCGCCGCCACCGATGTCGCGTACAGAACGGCAAAGGTCGCATAGTCACCCCAATAAATGCTGGACAATTCTGGGGGACGGCCGCCGACTTGTACCTGCAACCATGACAAGACGAACAGCGCCAGCACCGACCAGGCCGTCGCCGCCGCACCGCCACCGATCCAAGTGAACGCACGGGTGGCCAATACTGTCTTTCCGATCAAAACCGAAAAAATTGGCAACCAAATCCAGACAACGCACCATCCGGCCAAAACGTGCCGAATCGAAGTCCAATATTGGTCGGCCGGGACGCCGATTCGAATTCGCAGCGATCGCCCCAAATCGGCATCGGCCAGCAAAACATAAAAGGCACGCAGCGTGGTGATCATGATCGCAACCGCGGCGGTCAGTGCGACCAAATCGGCGATCCGATACTGCACGTCGACCGCCGCACGTGATTCACGTGGTCGCCAAGTGGGAACCCGCGTGAACCAAAACACGAAACTTTGGACGGCGGCCAGCCCGACCAGCGACGCGACGTACATCATCCAAGGCCGACCGCTTTGCATTGCCAGCACGCCCGCACATCCGCCGACCGCCGCCGCCACCATCGTCCAACGGGCCAGACCACGACGCCAACAAGACGACCACCAGACAAATCCGCTGAAGGCCCCATAATACAAACCGTTAACCATGACCAAGTATCGATCGCGGTCGCCGTCGGATTGCCATCGCGTCGAAGACGCATC is from Crateriforma conspicua and encodes:
- a CDS encoding lecithin retinol acyltransferase family protein translates to MPMSKGDHLFVWRFDCVVPYQHHAIDMGDGTVVHYCGDDHSTARPWGGRLDHRIRRTPMDRLTVGGKSKIHIVESASDSQRDLIVGRAMQHLGEAEYCLVFRNCEHFARWASTGRWESRQVDAIVERGGSVAAKTAVSMAKHLVRGRLTGRLHPATLLGDAAQWATEAVGGHLGLRDQRLRRGVGRGLNLATTVGVSVAAGPAAALAAGGMWAVGEVGAMGCRRLMADRRRPVVKTVAVKP